DNA sequence from the Bradyrhizobium diazoefficiens genome:
TTTCCGTTCTTTGCGTTTGCCGTGCTGCTCGCCGAATTCCGGGATTCGCCGCAGCGCCTGATCGACGAGCTCGCGGTGCTGTTCCTGATCGTGCGGATCGCCTACGTGCTGACCTATCTCGGCAACCGCCCGACGCTGCGCTCGATCCTCTGGAGCATCGGCTTTGCGATCAATCTGGCGATTTTCTTCATGCCGGTGTTGAAGCGGCTGCTGCCGGTGTGAGCGATCGTGTCCCGGACGCGGTGCAGCGCTCTTGCGCTGCTCCGCAGAGCCGGGACCCAGAAAGCCAAGCCCTGCCGCGCGGAGAGATGGGCCCCGGCTCTGCAGCGCATCGTCCAAGGGACGCTGCGCTGCGTCCGGGGCACGAGAGTTCAACTCAAAAGCACGTCGTCCGCTCGGCCGCGATGTAGCCGAACAGCAGGCCGGCCCCGAACAGCAGCACGAGAGCCGCGGCGCCGAATTCGATCCCGCGCATGAACAAGGCTCCGCCACCCTCACCGGCCCCGCTCAGGCGGCCGGCAATGTCCTTGGCGGAAACGGCGACTACGGCGATGGCCGCGACCGTGATCGCGGTGCCCAATCCCATCAGGAAGGTTGCGGCAATGCCGGCCCAGAACAGGCCCTGGGCGAGAGCGAACACCAGCACCAGGATCGCGCCCGAGCAGGGGCGGATACCGACGGTCAGGATCGCAGCAAAACCGCGCCGCCAGCCGCCTGGGCCGGCGAGTTCGCTCGGGGTGGGGCCGTGGGAATGGCCGCAATGCTGGTCGTGGACGTGATCGTGCCCGTGGTGGTGACGGGCGTGCGCCTCGTCATGGTGATGATGATGATCATGTGCATGATGATGGTGATGATCGTGATCATGATGATCATGCGGTACGCCCGCGATCGCCGGCACCGGCTGCGCCGCCTGGAGCGCGCGAATGAAGGTGCCGCCCTTGACCCAG
Encoded proteins:
- a CDS encoding MAPEG family protein; the encoded protein is MTLAEWCVLGALLLYLLTIASIKWIRFRDFDNSRPRDPAFYQDAIAQRALGAHQNGIEIFPFFAFAVLLAEFRDSPQRLIDELAVLFLIVRIAYVLTYLGNRPTLRSILWSIGFAINLAIFFMPVLKRLLPV
- a CDS encoding nickel/cobalt transporter, translating into MKQPLSPLGRGFIVCAAVLLVVGVADAAVHDVFAQNPFGAPRTAQAAEPEVGGLIGWLLAKQSEFYRQMSSTIRAAKSDGSAVWTLLFISFAYGIFHAAGPGHGKAVIASYLVANRETARRGIALSFASALMQSLMAILIVGISAWILNATARTMCRAEGAIEIASYGLIALFGLRLVWVKGGTFIRALQAAQPVPAIAGVPHDHHDHDHHHHHAHDHHHHHDEAHARHHHGHDHVHDQHCGHSHGPTPSELAGPGGWRRGFAAILTVGIRPCSGAILVLVFALAQGLFWAGIAATFLMGLGTAITVAAIAVVAVSAKDIAGRLSGAGEGGGALFMRGIEFGAAALVLLFGAGLLFGYIAAERTTCF